One window of Nocardia nova SH22a genomic DNA carries:
- a CDS encoding HAD domain-containing protein has product MSGSARAAILLDVDGPLNPYPRPAAPPPPGYHPYLLQHSIIAAIPPVEQRVLLNTGLGPRLLELAESADADLVWATAWEYEANAVIGPVLGLPPLEVIIFEDTGIRHRDGHHGKLPTIERWAGQRPFCWFDDEFQPADELWARRRTASRAPTMLIPVDRHTGLGAEHLDRAHTFLRRLAAA; this is encoded by the coding sequence GTGAGTGGATCAGCGCGCGCGGCCATTCTGCTCGACGTGGACGGGCCCCTCAATCCCTATCCCCGCCCGGCCGCTCCTCCGCCACCGGGATATCACCCATATCTGTTGCAGCACAGCATTATCGCGGCAATACCGCCGGTCGAACAGCGCGTGCTGCTGAACACCGGACTGGGCCCCCGGCTGCTGGAACTGGCCGAGTCGGCCGATGCGGATCTGGTCTGGGCGACCGCCTGGGAGTACGAGGCCAACGCCGTGATCGGCCCGGTACTCGGCCTGCCGCCGCTCGAGGTGATCATCTTCGAGGACACCGGAATTCGGCATCGCGACGGACATCACGGCAAGCTCCCGACCATCGAACGTTGGGCCGGACAGCGGCCGTTCTGCTGGTTCGACGACGAGTTCCAGCCCGCCGACGAGCTCTGGGCGCGGCGCCGCACGGCGTCCCGCGCACCCACCATGCTGATCCCCGTCGACCGGCACACCGGACTCGGCGCCGAACATCTGGACCGGGCGCACACATTTCTCCGGCGACTGGCCGCCGCGTGA
- a CDS encoding ABC transporter permease — protein MSTADRPERRADRIRLLAQPVLAVALAAGVLIWAFDRTLTATQQASINSTTILTVVRQHIAITATVVAIVVVVSVPLGTLLTRPRYRRLAPLFVGIANIGAAAPAIGLIVLTYLWTERTGFWVGVAPIAFYALLPVLRNTILGYQQVDPAVVDAGRGQGMSALTVLRRIEFPLAVPYILAGLRTSLVLAVGTATLSFLVSAGGLGILIDTGYKLRDNVTLWVGAILAVALALLVDWLGAVAEQFLGPRGLR, from the coding sequence GTGAGCACCGCCGACCGGCCCGAACGCCGTGCCGACCGCATCCGGCTGCTCGCCCAGCCGGTACTCGCGGTCGCCCTCGCGGCGGGCGTGCTGATCTGGGCCTTCGATCGCACCCTCACCGCCACCCAGCAGGCCAGTATCAACAGCACCACCATCCTCACCGTCGTCCGCCAGCACATCGCCATCACCGCGACGGTGGTCGCCATCGTGGTCGTGGTGTCGGTTCCGTTGGGCACCTTGCTCACCCGGCCGCGGTATCGCAGACTCGCACCGCTGTTCGTCGGCATCGCCAATATCGGCGCGGCCGCACCGGCGATCGGCCTGATCGTGCTGACCTATCTGTGGACCGAGCGGACCGGCTTCTGGGTGGGGGTCGCGCCGATCGCCTTCTATGCGCTGCTTCCGGTGCTGCGCAATACGATTCTGGGCTATCAGCAGGTCGATCCGGCGGTCGTGGACGCCGGTCGCGGACAGGGCATGTCGGCGCTGACGGTGTTGCGCCGCATCGAATTTCCCCTCGCGGTGCCCTACATCCTGGCCGGACTGCGCACCTCGCTGGTGCTGGCCGTCGGCACCGCCACACTCTCGTTCCTGGTCAGCGCGGGCGGTCTGGGCATCCTCATCGACACCGGATACAAACTGCGCGACAACGTGACACTATGGGTGGGAGCGATTCTCGCCGTGGCGCTGGCCCTGCTCGTCGATTGGCTGGGCGCGGTGGCCGAACAGTTCCTCGGACCACGAGGACTGCGATGA
- a CDS encoding GNAT family N-acetyltransferase — protein MPAPVILTGRLVRLEPLAPHHVPGLAEASATDRDAFAFTPVPHGHVEAADYVAQAAAAHAVGSALAFAVVSATDGRILGSTRFCRFDYWQGPMVWPIVHGMPTGDPLLAVPDAAEIGNTWLSERARGCGVNLESKLLLLGHAFEVWRVRRIAMRVDMRNMRSRLAIERLGATSDGVRRAHSRGLDGTVRSTAFYSILDEEWPWVRDRITTELDGGPKLLNA, from the coding sequence GTGCCTGCACCCGTCATCCTCACCGGTCGCCTCGTGCGGCTGGAACCTTTGGCACCGCACCATGTTCCGGGGCTCGCCGAGGCGAGTGCCACGGATCGCGACGCCTTCGCGTTCACACCCGTTCCGCACGGTCACGTGGAGGCCGCGGACTATGTCGCGCAGGCCGCCGCGGCCCACGCGGTGGGGTCCGCGCTGGCCTTCGCCGTCGTCTCGGCCACCGACGGCCGGATCCTCGGATCGACCCGGTTCTGCCGGTTCGACTACTGGCAGGGGCCCATGGTGTGGCCGATCGTGCACGGGATGCCGACCGGCGATCCACTGCTGGCGGTGCCCGATGCCGCCGAGATCGGCAACACCTGGTTGTCGGAGCGGGCGCGGGGTTGCGGTGTCAACCTCGAGTCGAAACTCCTGCTGCTCGGCCACGCCTTCGAGGTGTGGCGGGTGCGCCGGATCGCGATGCGCGTGGATATGCGAAATATGCGCTCGCGCCTGGCCATCGAGCGGCTGGGCGCCACCAGCGACGGTGTGCGCCGGGCGCACTCCCGGGGCCTGGACGGCACCGTGCGCAGTACGGCGTTCTACTCCATCCTCGATGAGGAGTGGCCCTGGGTCCGGGACCGGATCACGACCGAACTCGACGGCGGGCCGAAGCTGCTCAACGCCTGA
- a CDS encoding ABC transporter ATP-binding protein, which produces MTDTAEHPPAEIVLDSVTKHYPGQPDPAVDRISLTVPAGEIVVFVGPSGCGKTTTMRMINRLIEPTSGTITIAGRDVTAVNPDELRRSIGYSIQQSGLFPHMTVARNIATVPGLLGWNRKRIAARVDEMLDLVGLDPATFRGRYPRQLSGGQQQRVGVARALAADPPVLLMDEPFGAVDPITRGLLQDELLRLQTELHKTIVFVTHDFNEAVKLGDRIAVLGNRSRILQYDTPAAILADPADETVAGFVGADAALKQLTLVRVGDVELGACRTATEDEPVDALRTALAEDRAWGLIVDESGRPLRWVSEQLLAQADSLHGAGLPVTGAVTAQSTLQAALESLLAESAARAVVTGPHGEYAGLIDVDTLVAHLSRARSEHRATVADSGDRP; this is translated from the coding sequence GTGACTGATACCGCCGAACATCCACCCGCGGAGATCGTGCTCGACTCGGTGACCAAACACTATCCGGGACAGCCGGATCCCGCGGTGGACCGGATCTCACTGACCGTTCCGGCCGGTGAGATCGTGGTCTTCGTCGGGCCTTCGGGGTGCGGTAAGACCACCACGATGCGGATGATCAACCGCCTGATCGAGCCGACCTCGGGCACGATCACCATCGCCGGACGCGATGTCACCGCGGTGAATCCGGACGAGCTGCGTCGCAGTATCGGCTACTCGATCCAGCAGTCCGGGCTGTTCCCGCACATGACCGTCGCCCGCAATATCGCGACCGTGCCCGGACTGCTGGGCTGGAATCGCAAGCGCATCGCCGCCCGGGTCGACGAGATGCTCGATCTGGTCGGACTGGATCCGGCGACCTTCCGGGGTCGCTACCCGCGCCAGCTCTCCGGCGGTCAGCAGCAGCGGGTGGGCGTCGCCCGCGCGTTGGCCGCCGATCCGCCGGTCCTGCTGATGGACGAGCCCTTCGGCGCGGTCGATCCGATCACCCGCGGTCTGCTGCAGGACGAACTGCTGCGGTTGCAGACCGAACTGCACAAGACCATCGTGTTCGTCACCCACGATTTCAACGAGGCGGTCAAGCTCGGCGACCGGATCGCGGTGCTGGGCAATCGATCCCGCATCCTGCAATACGACACCCCGGCCGCGATCCTGGCCGATCCCGCCGACGAGACCGTCGCCGGATTCGTCGGCGCCGACGCCGCGCTCAAACAGCTGACCCTGGTCCGGGTCGGCGATGTCGAACTCGGCGCCTGCCGGACGGCCACCGAGGACGAACCGGTCGACGCGCTGCGCACCGCCCTCGCGGAGGATCGGGCCTGGGGCCTGATCGTCGACGAGTCGGGGCGGCCGCTGCGGTGGGTTTCCGAACAGCTACTGGCACAGGCGGATTCGCTGCACGGGGCGGGACTTCCGGTCACCGGTGCGGTGACCGCACAGTCGACGCTGCAGGCCGCGCTGGAATCACTGCTCGCCGAGAGTGCGGCCCGCGCGGTCGTCACGGGACCGCACGGCGAGTACGCCGGACTGATCGACGTCGACACCCTCGTCGCCCATCTGTCCAGGGCGCGGTCCGAACATCGTGCGACCGTGGCCGATTCGGGTGATCGGCCGTGA
- a CDS encoding glycine betaine ABC transporter substrate-binding protein: protein MSRQRRAPRGFAATAALLVMSLLTACGLESGGAVPLPVGPGSITAVPELQGVPITVGSKDFTEQNILGYLIEFALTAAGAQVRDLTNITGSNSLRDAQLHGQVDIAYDYTGTGWINYLGNEIPLPDSASQFEAVRQQDLDRNGMVWADPAPMNNTYTMVTNADYAARTGVRALSDYARMIDTDPSSATTCLGTEFSVRQDGFPGLMRKYGIDPNKVRKQLMQDQLVYTSTSNGTCHFGDVTATDGRTKALNLVQLTDDRNFFPKYNAALVMRKSFADAHPQVARIMAPISRLLTNETITELNRKVDVEGAEPALVARDWMVQQGFVTAG, encoded by the coding sequence ATGAGCAGACAGCGAAGGGCGCCAAGGGGATTCGCCGCCACAGCCGCACTGCTGGTGATGTCGCTGCTCACCGCCTGCGGGCTGGAGTCCGGCGGCGCGGTGCCGCTTCCGGTGGGACCGGGCAGTATCACCGCGGTCCCCGAACTACAGGGCGTGCCGATCACCGTGGGCTCCAAGGATTTCACCGAGCAGAACATCCTCGGCTATCTCATCGAGTTCGCCCTGACCGCGGCGGGCGCACAGGTCCGGGATCTGACGAACATCACCGGCTCCAACAGCCTGCGCGACGCCCAGTTGCACGGCCAGGTCGATATCGCCTACGACTACACCGGCACCGGCTGGATCAACTATCTGGGCAACGAGATACCGTTGCCCGACTCCGCCTCCCAGTTCGAGGCCGTCCGGCAGCAGGACCTCGACCGCAACGGCATGGTCTGGGCGGATCCCGCGCCGATGAACAACACCTACACGATGGTCACCAATGCCGATTACGCCGCGCGCACCGGAGTACGCGCCCTGTCGGACTACGCCCGCATGATCGATACCGATCCGAGTTCGGCGACGACCTGTCTGGGTACCGAATTCAGTGTGCGCCAGGACGGATTCCCCGGTCTGATGCGCAAGTACGGCATCGATCCGAACAAGGTGCGCAAGCAGCTCATGCAGGACCAGCTGGTATACACCTCCACCTCCAACGGAACCTGCCATTTCGGCGATGTGACCGCCACCGACGGCCGCACCAAGGCCCTGAACCTGGTGCAGCTCACCGATGATCGGAACTTCTTCCCCAAATACAACGCGGCCCTGGTGATGCGGAAATCCTTCGCCGACGCCCATCCGCAGGTGGCGCGGATCATGGCGCCGATATCCCGGCTGCTCACCAACGAGACGATCACCGAGCTGAATCGCAAGGTGGATGTCGAGGGCGCCGAACCCGCCCTGGTGGCCCGCGACTGGATGGTTCAGCAGGGATTCGTCACCGCGGGCTGA
- a CDS encoding CHAP domain-containing protein produces the protein MSAVRQFGRTRWLSLALLVVVGVLGAGAVIAMPWWQDRTAAIAGERLRDFPAIDPATLDSDQSRLVSVLRGEYDHPGDGPKYAQGANEPWCADFVSWTLRQAGHPLSNPNSGGWRIPGVATLQEYFEANDRFAALGSGYRPRTGDIVIYAPGSPFGQHTNVVLASDDHTLTTIGGNEAGGVRIHRYDPATVPGIVGFGHM, from the coding sequence ATGAGCGCGGTGCGGCAGTTCGGGCGCACGCGGTGGTTGTCGCTGGCACTGCTGGTCGTGGTCGGCGTGCTGGGGGCGGGGGCCGTGATCGCGATGCCGTGGTGGCAGGACCGTACCGCGGCCATCGCGGGGGAGCGGCTGCGAGACTTCCCGGCGATCGATCCGGCGACCCTGGACTCTGATCAGAGTCGGCTCGTATCGGTGCTGCGCGGCGAATACGACCATCCGGGGGACGGACCCAAATACGCACAGGGCGCGAATGAGCCATGGTGTGCCGATTTCGTCAGCTGGACGCTGCGCCAGGCGGGGCATCCGTTGTCGAATCCCAATTCCGGGGGTTGGCGGATCCCGGGCGTGGCGACACTGCAGGAGTATTTCGAAGCGAACGACCGGTTCGCCGCGCTCGGTTCCGGTTACCGGCCGCGCACCGGTGACATCGTGATCTACGCGCCGGGCAGCCCGTTCGGCCAGCACACCAATGTCGTGCTCGCCTCCGACGACCACACGCTGACCACGATCGGCGGCAACGAGGCCGGAGGAGTGCGTATTCACCGGTACGACCCGGCGACGGTTCCCGGTATCGTCGGATTCGGCCATATGTGA
- a CDS encoding mannosyltransferase — protein sequence MRAVTRHLRPADLRVAGTVLALSVLARLVLMYVLPHGLDVVDLRVYVEGAANLGSGHLYDFVYADKTPDFPLPFTYPPFAAVVFYPLHFLPFGLVTLLWFALIVAALYGCVRITLALLFGDRAAEPKWRAAAMFWTAVGVWLEPTRTTLDYGQVNVFLVLAGLAAAYSTRWWLSGLLVGVGAGVKLTPAVTGLYFIAQRRWASAVWSAVVFALTYAVSFLISSSETRTYFGPLLGDANRIGPVGSVVNQSLRGALSRILGRDAGAPWYLAGHRIPFGPWWLGAVLITMVLAWFAWRAVGFGDRLGVLLVVQLFGLMVSPISWSHHWVWLLPLMMWLVHGPLRELAGARIVAGFWLVTTLVGIPWILTFFQPTIWEISRPGILAWLGAIYVFGVVVTYLWMIWAGSKREAGVPDSEPASARPTGRTGQAVENTA from the coding sequence TTGCGTGCCGTGACCCGACACCTCAGACCGGCCGATCTTCGCGTCGCGGGAACAGTCCTGGCCCTGTCCGTGCTCGCACGGCTGGTGCTGATGTATGTGCTCCCGCACGGCCTGGACGTGGTCGATCTGCGGGTGTACGTCGAGGGCGCGGCGAATCTGGGCAGTGGGCATCTCTACGACTTCGTCTACGCGGACAAGACTCCCGACTTCCCGCTGCCGTTCACCTATCCGCCGTTCGCGGCGGTGGTTTTCTATCCGCTGCATTTCCTGCCGTTCGGGCTGGTGACGCTGCTGTGGTTCGCCCTGATCGTGGCGGCGCTGTACGGGTGTGTGCGGATCACGCTGGCGCTGTTGTTCGGTGACCGCGCGGCGGAGCCGAAATGGCGTGCGGCCGCGATGTTCTGGACCGCGGTGGGGGTGTGGCTGGAGCCGACGCGGACGACGCTGGACTACGGCCAGGTGAATGTGTTCCTGGTGCTGGCGGGATTGGCCGCGGCGTATTCGACGCGCTGGTGGTTGTCCGGGCTGCTGGTGGGTGTGGGAGCGGGCGTCAAGCTCACGCCGGCGGTCACGGGGCTGTATTTCATCGCGCAGCGGCGGTGGGCCAGTGCGGTGTGGTCGGCGGTGGTTTTCGCGCTGACCTACGCGGTGAGCTTCCTGATCTCGTCGTCGGAGACGCGGACCTACTTCGGGCCGCTGCTGGGCGATGCGAACCGGATCGGGCCGGTGGGGTCGGTGGTGAATCAATCGCTGCGCGGGGCGTTGAGCCGCATCCTCGGTCGCGATGCCGGGGCGCCCTGGTATCTGGCCGGGCATCGGATCCCGTTCGGGCCGTGGTGGCTGGGCGCGGTGCTGATCACGATGGTGCTGGCCTGGTTCGCGTGGCGGGCGGTCGGATTCGGTGATCGGCTGGGTGTGCTGCTGGTGGTGCAGTTGTTCGGGCTGATGGTGTCGCCGATTTCCTGGTCACACCACTGGGTCTGGCTGCTGCCGCTGATGATGTGGCTGGTGCACGGGCCGTTGCGGGAGCTCGCGGGTGCGCGGATCGTGGCCGGGTTCTGGCTGGTGACGACGCTGGTCGGAATTCCGTGGATCCTGACCTTCTTCCAGCCGACGATCTGGGAGATCTCGCGGCCGGGGATTCTGGCCTGGCTCGGCGCGATCTACGTGTTCGGCGTGGTGGTGACCTATCTGTGGATGATCTGGGCCGGGTCGAAACGTGAAGCGGGAGTACCGGATTCGGAGCCCGCGAGCGCGCGGCCGACCGGCCGGACGGGCCAGGCCGTGGAGAACACGGCCTGA
- a CDS encoding hydroxysqualene dehydroxylase, with translation MSGTPAEFPDRRRSRDPLSRTEVRMNDARRYVVIGGGLAGLASAVWLAEAGKQVTLLERRARLGGRTQAMAVPEVSDLPDNGQHVVASGYRHLFRYLESVGTAKYLDFPHGGTLRWPGGRAVPLYTKGIRAIGTLMGAHPDATLRERLAAARATIRLGRQSLFQPGDLADITTEQWFERIGMPAKAREALWDWLALGIAAEPVQRECAKVFADVLATGIRLGMRDRRAVTIGFPTVDLDTLYITGAEEVFRRYGVDVRYRAVADRIRIADGVVVGVDLADGTSIPADAVICAVPNSRIHGLLDDLPEHAEIYAAADKLGATPIVSTNLYLDRPLGTKHAMEAIIGGTGVIDEVFDRQRMHGREPNGTWLYCLTTSGAYEQIHKSHNEILEEQMALLRRYYPEAEKARIVHGHVVKMPKATFSQSLGTTGLRPPQRTSVPTLMLAGDWTSTDWSATMESAAQSAARAVDALLALPPIPAVDRPE, from the coding sequence GTGAGCGGGACCCCAGCGGAGTTCCCGGATCGTCGTCGATCCCGGGACCCGCTGTCCCGCACGGAGGTTCGAATGAACGACGCTCGTCGGTATGTGGTGATCGGTGGCGGTCTGGCCGGTCTGGCCTCGGCCGTCTGGCTGGCGGAGGCCGGGAAACAGGTGACCCTGCTGGAGCGCCGGGCCCGCCTCGGCGGCCGCACCCAGGCGATGGCGGTTCCCGAGGTGAGCGATCTGCCCGACAACGGCCAGCATGTGGTCGCCAGCGGCTATCGGCATCTGTTCCGCTATCTCGAGAGTGTGGGCACCGCGAAATATCTGGACTTCCCGCACGGCGGCACGCTGCGCTGGCCGGGCGGTCGCGCGGTGCCGTTGTACACCAAGGGAATTCGCGCCATCGGCACGCTGATGGGCGCACACCCCGATGCCACCCTGCGGGAGCGGCTGGCTGCGGCTCGGGCGACGATCCGGCTGGGCAGGCAGAGCCTGTTCCAGCCCGGGGATCTGGCCGACATCACCACCGAACAGTGGTTCGAGCGCATCGGCATGCCCGCGAAAGCTCGTGAGGCGCTGTGGGATTGGCTGGCGCTGGGCATCGCCGCCGAACCGGTGCAGCGGGAATGTGCCAAGGTGTTCGCCGATGTGCTGGCCACCGGGATCAGGCTGGGTATGAGGGATCGGCGCGCGGTCACGATCGGTTTCCCGACCGTCGATCTCGACACGCTCTACATCACCGGCGCCGAAGAGGTCTTCCGCCGCTACGGTGTAGACGTGCGCTATCGCGCTGTGGCGGACCGGATCCGGATCGCCGACGGAGTGGTCGTGGGCGTCGATCTCGCCGACGGCACCTCGATTCCCGCCGATGCGGTGATCTGCGCGGTGCCCAACTCCCGCATCCACGGCCTGCTCGACGATCTGCCCGAACATGCCGAAATCTACGCCGCCGCAGACAAATTGGGCGCAACCCCGATCGTGAGCACGAACCTGTACCTGGATCGACCGCTCGGCACCAAGCACGCCATGGAGGCGATCATCGGCGGAACGGGCGTGATCGACGAGGTGTTCGATCGCCAGCGCATGCACGGCCGCGAGCCCAACGGCACGTGGCTGTACTGCCTGACCACCAGTGGCGCGTACGAACAGATCCACAAGAGCCACAACGAGATTCTCGAGGAACAGATGGCGTTGCTGCGCCGCTACTATCCCGAGGCCGAAAAGGCCCGGATCGTGCACGGTCACGTCGTCAAAATGCCGAAGGCGACCTTCTCTCAGTCCCTGGGCACCACCGGACTGCGCCCGCCACAGCGCACTTCCGTGCCGACGCTGATGCTGGCCGGTGACTGGACCAGCACCGACTGGTCGGCGACGATGGAGTCTGCCGCACAGAGCGCGGCCCGTGCGGTGGACGCGCTACTGGCGCTGCCGCCGATCCCGGCCGTCGATCGGCCCGAGTAG
- a CDS encoding DUF1906 domain-containing protein: protein MRSVPITRRTLFGYAGAAATAAGLAALAPGIASAAPADDLGTLLDYAGGVPSAAAIRAAGHAGAIRYVSDRRPGAEWMAGKPLLEGEVEALHAAGLTVVSCYQYGKGATADWRGGLEAGKRHADRGLQLHRKAGGPDGVPIYASIDDNPSPVDFATMIAPYLDGWRSVLGNENVGVYANAPTIELAKVAGLGSWYWQHDWGTPEGFVHPAANLHQTQIDEGKVDGIGVDINDILTPQYGQW, encoded by the coding sequence ATGCGTTCCGTTCCGATCACTCGGCGCACCCTGTTCGGATATGCCGGCGCCGCGGCCACCGCCGCCGGACTCGCCGCCCTCGCGCCCGGGATCGCCTCCGCCGCACCGGCGGACGATCTCGGCACCCTGCTCGACTACGCCGGTGGTGTGCCCAGTGCCGCCGCTATCCGCGCGGCCGGTCACGCCGGTGCGATCCGCTATGTGTCCGATCGGCGTCCGGGCGCGGAATGGATGGCGGGAAAACCGCTGCTGGAAGGCGAAGTCGAGGCGTTGCACGCCGCCGGGCTCACGGTGGTGTCGTGCTACCAGTACGGCAAGGGCGCCACCGCCGACTGGCGCGGCGGCCTGGAGGCCGGGAAGCGCCACGCCGACCGCGGCCTGCAGCTACACCGCAAGGCCGGTGGCCCCGACGGCGTCCCGATCTACGCCTCCATCGACGACAACCCGTCCCCGGTCGATTTCGCCACCATGATCGCCCCGTATCTGGACGGCTGGAGATCGGTGCTGGGCAACGAGAACGTCGGCGTCTACGCCAACGCCCCCACCATCGAACTGGCCAAGGTCGCGGGGCTGGGTTCCTGGTACTGGCAACATGATTGGGGCACCCCGGAGGGTTTCGTACACCCGGCCGCCAACCTGCATCAAACCCAGATCGACGAGGGCAAGGTCGACGGAATAGGCGTGGATATCAACGACATCCTCACCCCGCAGTATGGACAGTGGTGA
- a CDS encoding ABC transporter permease, protein MDTLWTFLVDHRRQLLTDSYLHVSAVVQSLLIATVIAVCVGIAVYRSSWGSVAATAAASVILTVPSFALLGILIPVLGLGVRPTVTALVLYALLPILRNTIIGLAAVDPAVSDAARGVGMNRIRILARIELPLAWPSILAGMRVSTQMSMGILAMAAYAKGPGLGNLIFTGLARLGSPTAVPQALTGTVAIIVLALLLDAVLVLVGRLTTSRGIRD, encoded by the coding sequence CTGGATACTCTGTGGACCTTCCTGGTGGATCACCGTCGGCAACTGCTCACCGATTCCTATCTGCACGTCTCGGCCGTCGTGCAATCACTGTTGATCGCGACCGTGATCGCGGTATGCGTGGGAATCGCGGTCTATCGCAGTTCGTGGGGATCGGTGGCCGCGACGGCGGCGGCCAGCGTCATCCTGACCGTACCGTCGTTCGCACTGCTGGGAATTCTCATTCCGGTACTGGGCCTGGGGGTGCGGCCCACCGTCACCGCGCTGGTGCTCTACGCGCTGCTGCCGATTCTGCGCAACACGATCATCGGCCTGGCGGCGGTGGATCCGGCGGTGTCGGATGCCGCACGCGGCGTGGGAATGAATCGCATCCGCATCCTGGCCCGGATCGAACTGCCGCTGGCCTGGCCCTCGATTCTGGCGGGTATGCGGGTCAGCACTCAGATGAGTATGGGCATCCTGGCCATGGCCGCATATGCGAAGGGACCGGGCCTGGGCAATCTCATCTTCACCGGCCTGGCCCGGCTCGGCAGTCCCACCGCAGTACCGCAGGCGCTGACGGGCACGGTGGCGATCATCGTGCTGGCGCTGCTGCTCGATGCCGTCCTCGTGCTGGTCGGCCGGCTCACCACCTCGAGGGGAATCCGTGACTGA
- a CDS encoding SDR family NAD(P)-dependent oxidoreductase — MSRLTGRTALVTGSTSNIGRSVAIAFAAAGAHVIVSGRDDTRGAAVVAEIRAAGGAADYVHADLDGSIEASRALATAATELLGGRIDILVNNAGIFPPSTTETADEKMFDLVYSVNVKAPYFLTQAVAPAMAESGGGVIINMGSWVARLAVPVGALYASTKGAMETLTRAWAAEFGPRGVRVNAISPGVVRPAEAEPSSAAMMAGTPSGRVGTPEEIAAAAVYLASDEASFVHGTVIDVDGGRTGVAVLAGTAP; from the coding sequence ATGTCACGACTCACGGGCCGAACCGCCCTCGTCACCGGTTCCACCAGCAATATCGGCCGCTCCGTCGCCATCGCCTTCGCCGCGGCAGGCGCGCACGTCATAGTCTCGGGACGCGATGACACCCGCGGCGCGGCGGTCGTCGCGGAGATTCGCGCGGCCGGCGGCGCGGCCGACTACGTTCACGCCGATCTCGACGGGAGTATCGAGGCGAGCCGCGCGCTGGCCACCGCCGCGACCGAACTGCTCGGCGGGCGGATCGACATCCTGGTCAACAATGCCGGAATCTTTCCGCCGTCGACCACGGAGACGGCCGACGAGAAGATGTTCGACCTGGTCTACAGCGTGAACGTGAAGGCGCCGTACTTCCTCACCCAGGCCGTCGCCCCGGCGATGGCCGAGTCGGGCGGCGGTGTGATCATCAACATGGGATCGTGGGTGGCGCGGCTGGCGGTGCCGGTCGGCGCGCTCTACGCCTCGACCAAGGGGGCGATGGAAACTCTCACGCGCGCCTGGGCCGCCGAATTCGGGCCACGGGGCGTGCGGGTCAACGCGATCTCACCGGGTGTGGTGCGGCCGGCGGAAGCGGAACCCTCCTCGGCGGCCATGATGGCCGGGACGCCGTCCGGACGAGTCGGTACGCCGGAGGAAATCGCCGCTGCCGCAGTGTATCTCGCCTCGGACGAGGCATCCTTCGTGCACGGCACCGTGATCGATGTCGACGGCGGGCGCACGGGCGTGGCGGTCCTGGCCGGTACCGCGCCCTGA
- a CDS encoding 4a-hydroxytetrahydrobiopterin dehydratase — MGTALLSDTEIAAGLAELSDWTHVGISISRTVEAPSFLAGIELVRRVAEAAERVNHHPDIDIRWRRVTFTLSTHSEGGITRKDLALAGQIDRLAEQS, encoded by the coding sequence ATGGGAACCGCATTGCTCTCCGATACGGAAATCGCCGCGGGCTTGGCCGAGCTGTCCGACTGGACGCATGTCGGGATCAGCATCTCCCGCACGGTCGAGGCGCCGAGTTTTCTCGCCGGAATCGAACTGGTCCGCCGGGTCGCGGAGGCCGCCGAGCGGGTGAACCATCATCCCGATATCGATATTCGCTGGCGTCGGGTGACCTTCACGCTGTCCACCCACTCCGAGGGCGGTATCACTCGCAAGGATCTGGCCCTGGCCGGGCAGATCGACCGGCTCGCGGAACAGAGCTGA